In the genome of Massilibacillus massiliensis, one region contains:
- a CDS encoding ABC transporter ATP-binding protein, producing MSIEIELLNITKRYGDKILYQNLVGKIESSSCTCITGNNGSGKSTLLKIIAGIIKPTTGTIVPKKGNKQIPMNDYRTYIGMVSPEMNMYDTLTAMENLQFFTGIMPSTACSDHALLQNSLKMVGLMEVKEKPVKTFSTGMKQRLKLAVLLASDHPLWIFDEPSSNLDEDGRKLVKSCIAQGLKKNKTIILATNDPLEVRYADSVFKLTKN from the coding sequence ATGTCTATTGAGATCGAATTGTTAAACATCACCAAACGTTATGGAGATAAAATCCTATATCAGAACCTAGTCGGTAAAATAGAATCTAGTAGTTGCACCTGTATTACTGGCAATAACGGTTCAGGAAAATCTACTTTACTAAAAATTATCGCTGGTATCATTAAACCAACCACAGGCACTATTGTGCCAAAAAAGGGGAACAAACAAATTCCTATGAATGATTATCGCACATATATTGGTATGGTATCACCGGAAATGAATATGTACGACACTCTGACAGCTATGGAAAACCTACAATTTTTTACTGGAATCATGCCCTCGACAGCATGCTCTGATCATGCATTATTGCAAAATTCTTTAAAAATGGTAGGTCTGATGGAGGTTAAAGAAAAACCGGTAAAGACCTTTTCCACCGGGATGAAACAAAGATTAAAACTCGCTGTTTTACTTGCATCCGACCACCCCTTATGGATCTTTGATGAACCATCTTCCAATCTTGATGAAGACGGAAGAAAACTCGTGAAAAGTTGCATTGCGCAAGGTCTGAAGAAAAACAAAACCATCATACTGGCAACCAATGACCCGCTGGAGGTACGTTATGCAGACTCTGTATTTAAACTTACAAAAAATTAA
- a CDS encoding cytochrome c biogenesis protein: MLNSLLTFYTLCVLWAVFYLVPPAEGLGYLVRIAFFHIPVAWVSVLAFLLSAWYALRYLNTKDLTYDHLCARSAYLGLIFCLFATISGAIFAKLTWGAYWNWDPRQITIFILLMIYGAYTVLRSSIEDQETKAKLSAVYSLLSFVTVPFLVFIIPRYYFSLHPSPVMNQAGKLDMDPIMVYVLLAALINCTLLFLRILFIHKKQQDLLKESSEFI, from the coding sequence ATGTTGAATTCTTTGTTAACTTTCTACACACTTTGTGTGCTTTGGGCAGTATTTTATTTGGTTCCACCTGCTGAAGGTTTAGGTTATCTCGTCCGTATTGCATTTTTTCATATTCCTGTTGCATGGGTTTCGGTTCTTGCATTTTTACTATCTGCCTGGTATGCACTTCGTTACCTTAACACCAAAGACCTAACCTATGATCATTTATGTGCACGTTCAGCTTATTTGGGTTTAATATTTTGCTTATTCGCTACAATAAGCGGTGCTATTTTTGCAAAGCTAACCTGGGGTGCATACTGGAATTGGGATCCCCGCCAAATTACGATCTTTATCCTTTTGATGATTTACGGCGCTTATACCGTTCTTCGAAGTTCAATCGAAGATCAAGAAACTAAGGCAAAATTATCCGCAGTATATTCTCTCCTCTCTTTTGTAACTGTTCCTTTTTTAGTATTTATCATTCCACGTTACTATTTTTCCCTCCATCCGTCACCAGTCATGAATCAGGCTGGAAAACTTGATATGGATCCGATCATGGTTTATGTTTTGCTGGCGGCGCTTATCAACTGTACTTTATTATTTCTCCGCATTTTATTCATCCACAAAAAACAACAAGATTTATTAAAAGAAAGTAGCGAATTTATATGA
- a CDS encoding Sec-independent protein translocase subunit TatA/TatB: protein MFGLGMPEIALIAVIGLIVFGPGRLPEVGKSIGKSIGEIRNAINEPPPAQPPQKIIVEATTPTTETIKKTSET, encoded by the coding sequence ATGTTCGGTTTAGGTATGCCTGAAATTGCGCTTATTGCAGTCATTGGTCTTATTGTCTTTGGCCCCGGCAGATTACCTGAGGTTGGTAAATCGATTGGTAAAAGCATCGGAGAAATTCGCAATGCAATCAATGAGCCTCCACCAGCACAGCCACCACAGAAAATTATCGTGGAAGCCACTACTCCTACTACTGAAACAATCAAAAAAACATCTGAAACCTAA
- a CDS encoding cytochrome c3 family protein — protein sequence MKNFLLKIVEFIKRKPLVAAVALVVLIGAGSFAMKQASANPAFCASCHNLEPYVAGYEDSDLLANAHNKAGVKCIDCHQKSIADKVEEGIAYVTDDFDDPMEKRKLDNDTCLKCHDVEKIKAKTQFGEQNPHDSHMGDLVCSDCHSMHRKSKTTCSQCHNFEWMKELPSNWEK from the coding sequence ATGAAAAATTTTTTATTAAAAATCGTAGAGTTCATAAAACGAAAACCACTCGTGGCGGCAGTTGCCTTAGTTGTGTTGATCGGCGCCGGATCTTTTGCGATGAAACAAGCAAGTGCCAATCCTGCCTTTTGCGCGAGCTGCCATAATCTTGAGCCTTATGTCGCTGGTTATGAAGATAGCGATTTATTAGCAAATGCGCATAATAAAGCGGGTGTTAAATGTATTGACTGTCATCAAAAATCAATTGCGGACAAAGTTGAAGAAGGTATTGCATATGTGACAGATGATTTCGATGATCCTATGGAAAAACGTAAATTAGATAATGATACGTGTTTAAAATGCCATGATGTTGAAAAAATCAAAGCAAAAACACAATTTGGAGAGCAAAATCCGCACGATTCTCACATGGGTGATCTCGTATGCTCTGATTGCCATAGCATGCATAGAAAATCAAAAACAACTTGTTCACAATGTCATAACTTTGAATGGATGAAAGAGTTGCCGTCTAATTGGGAAAAATAA
- a CDS encoding cytochrome c maturation protein CcmE domain-containing protein, producing the protein MKKRQISILIFITLFLGYCLSQFSNSLNPYVNFAEAKSLNTTVQIKGTLNKDNDSITYENKQLKFFLRGEQNEKILVSYKGIKPENFEHAESIVVIGKYNNDQFIAEKLLVKCPSKYERKGEPKP; encoded by the coding sequence ATGAAAAAACGTCAGATTAGCATCCTAATCTTCATTACCTTATTTCTAGGTTATTGTCTTTCCCAATTTTCAAATTCACTGAATCCTTATGTAAATTTTGCAGAAGCAAAATCTTTAAATACCACTGTGCAAATAAAAGGAACCTTAAACAAAGATAACGATTCTATTACGTATGAAAATAAACAGTTAAAATTTTTTCTTCGTGGTGAACAGAATGAAAAAATACTCGTTTCCTATAAAGGAATAAAACCTGAAAACTTTGAACACGCAGAAAGTATCGTTGTAATCGGTAAGTATAACAACGATCAATTTATCGCTGAAAAGCTATTAGTGAAATGTCCTTCAAAATATGAACGCAAAGGAGAACCTAAACCATGA
- a CDS encoding heme exporter protein CcmB has protein sequence MQTLYLNLQKIKLVFYKELRTEYRTRYAVGALSMFALTTLASVSMAIGSMHLSPKLLAVLLWIILFFSAMAGMSRVFIQEEETGTIHTLKLYGQAQIILFGKLIYNIVLLNGLTICLIPLFIILLNVDISSFSFFILILLLGNIGMAAISTLTAALVVHTQSKGSLFTVLTFPILLPLFLMLIQLTAMAIDDTSFQGSKQLLFIGAYDFIMIGISSILFDYIWYD, from the coding sequence ATGCAGACTCTGTATTTAAACTTACAAAAAATTAAACTTGTTTTTTATAAGGAATTGCGAACTGAATACCGTACACGCTATGCAGTCGGTGCTTTAAGCATGTTTGCTCTGACTACCCTGGCAAGTGTCAGCATGGCAATCGGCAGCATGCATTTATCACCAAAGCTCCTCGCCGTGCTTTTATGGATCATTTTATTTTTTTCTGCGATGGCTGGTATGTCGCGCGTTTTTATCCAAGAAGAAGAAACGGGTACAATTCATACGCTAAAGCTATACGGACAAGCCCAAATCATTTTATTCGGTAAGCTGATCTATAATATTGTACTGTTAAATGGTCTGACAATTTGTTTAATACCTTTATTCATTATTTTACTCAACGTAGATATAAGCAGTTTCAGTTTCTTTATCCTTATTTTATTGCTCGGAAATATCGGTATGGCAGCCATTTCCACGTTAACCGCCGCACTCGTAGTCCATACGCAAAGCAAAGGTTCTCTATTTACGGTATTAACCTTTCCAATTTTATTGCCTTTATTTTTAATGCTCATTCAATTAACTGCAATGGCAATTGACGACACAAGCTTTCAGGGAAGCAAACAATTACTTTTTATCGGTGCTTACGACTTTATCATGATCGGCATCTCTTCTATTTTATTTGACTATATTTGGTATGACTAA